The genomic segment CGCTGGCCGCTACGAAGGTATCGACGAGCGCTTCATCGAAGCGCATGTCGATGAGGAATGGTCGATTGGTGATTACGTATTGTCCGGCGGTGAGTTGCCGGCCATGGTGCTGATCGATGCGGTGACCCGCTTGCTCCCCGGAGCGCTGGGTCATGCTGATTCTGCCGAGGAGGATTCGTTTACTGACGGCCTGCTCGACTGTCCGCACTACACGCGACCGGAAGTGTATGCGGATAAGCGTGTTCCTGACGTGCTGCTTAGCGGCAACCATGAGCACATCCGGCGCTGGCGTTTGCAGCAATCCCTTGGAAGAACCTGGGAACGCCGCGCTGATCTTCTGGATAGCCGCTCGCTTTCTGGAGAAGAACAAAAGCTGCTGACGGAGTACATCCGTCAGCGGGACGATAGTTAACGTATCGATGGCACGCCACGATGGCCTGTCTCAGGAGCACAGCATGACCAACAAGATTATCCAGGCGCTCGAAGCCGAGCAGATGACCAAAGAACTGCCTCCGTTCGCCCCCGGTGACACCGTTGTCGTCCAGGTGAAAGTGAAGGAAGGCGAGCGTGAACGTCTGCAGGCCTTCGAAGGCGTTGTAATCGGCAAGCGTAACCGCGGCCTGAACAGTGCCTTCACCGTTCGCAAGATCTCCAACGGTGTGGGCGTTGAGCGTACTTTCCAGTACTACAGCCCGATGGTCGACAGCCTCAGCGTCAAGCGTCGTGGCGATGTCCGCAAAGCCAAGCTGTACTACCTCCGCGCGCTGTCTGGCAAGGCAGCCCGTATCAAGGAAAAGCTTTCCTGAGGAAAGCGTCCTTCAAAAAAAAGCAGCCTTCGGGCTGCTTTTTTTTTGCCGTTCAGTTGCTACCAGATAAAAGGAAAGTGTCAGTGCTCCGATAATACCGTCCCGACTTCAAGCGTTTAACCGCGCAGTTTCCTTCAGCCCTAACCGGACATGGCGATGACTAAGGGCGGGGAACAAGCGCTTTCCGGCCTTCCGTCACCGTGAGGATAAGGTCAGCTCATGTTCGCCGCTACAGGGATAGATTGACCTGGCGCGGATGATCTGGCCTATGGAACACTCATGCCTTTTCGCACGCCGATGAATCGTTATGCCCGCACTTGACGACCCCGTGATCGATCGTTTCCTCGATGCCCTCTGGCTCGAGAAAGGGCTGTCGGACAATACCCGTGAGGCCTATCGGAGCGATCTGGCGCTGTTCAACGGCTGGCTCAGCGCGCAAGGCGTTCGCCTGGTGGGCGCGGGCCGGGAGGCAATTCTCGATCATCTTGCTTGGCGATTGGCCAATAACTACAAGGCGCGCTCTACCGCACGGCTGCTTTCTGGGCTCCGCGGTTTTTATCGGTTTCTACTTCGCGAAGGCGAGATCTCGGTAGATCCCACGCTACGCGTCGAACTGCCGCAGCTTGGGCGACCACTGCCCAAAGCGTTGTCCGAAGCCGACGTGGAAGCATTGCTGGCCGCACCGGATTTCGGCGATCCGCTGGGGTTGCGCGACCGGGCGATGCTTGAAGTCCTTTATGCGACCGGCCTGCGTGTGACGGAACTGGTGAGTCTTAGTCTGGAGCAAATCAATCTTCGCCAGGGCGTGCTGCGCACGTTAGGCAAGGGCAACAAGGAGCGCCTGGTGCCGCTCGGGGAGGAGGCCATGCACTGGTTGGCGCGCTATCTGCGCGATGCCCGGGATATCCTGCTCGCGGGTAAGGCGAGTGATGTGGTGTTTCCCAGCCGACGTGGCGATCTGATGACGCGGCAGACGTTCTGGCATCGAATCAAACTGCACGCCCGGCAAGCTGGAATTGCGGCTTCGATTTCGCCCCACACGTTGCGCCATGCCTTCGCCACGCACCTGCTCAACCACGGCGCGGATCTTCGGACCGTGCAGATGTTGCTCGGCCATAGCGACTTATCTACCACTCAGATATACACGCATATCGCCCGCGCGCGGCTACAGGAACTCCACGCGCAGCATCATCCGCGTGGCTGACCAGGGGTCGTTTGAGGCCTGCGTATCAGGCCACAAAATCCGCGGCCAAAAAAACCATGCCATGCGCTGAACAGAAGTGGCTATGTTAATCTGCCGGTCTTCCCTCGATCGAAGTCGCCAGGAGATTCCATGCGCGTGATTCGTTTATTTGCTGCTGCGACCATTGGTCTTGCTAGCACTGTTGCCCTGGCCGCCGATGCCGACAAGACGATCCGAGATTCGCTGCAGTCCATGCAGCCTGGCATGCCGATCGAGGCGATTGCCGAAAGTCCCATGGATGGCGTCTATCAGGTCCAACTCAAGGGAGGGCGGCAGCTCTACGCGAGCGCTGATGGGCAGTTCGTGATTCAGGGGTATATGTTTCAGTTCAAGGACGGTCAGGCCGTTAACCTGACCGAGCAGGCCCAGAGTCGCTCGGTTGCCAAGATGATTGACGCCATTCCCACCAGTGAGATGGTGGTCTTCTCGCCAGAGAAGCCGAAGACTCACATCACGGTTTTCACCGATACCGATTGTGGTTATTGCCAGAAACTTCACAGTGAAATGCCTGAGCTTAACCGTCTGGGCGTCGAGGTTCGCTATATGGCTTTCCCGCGGCAAGGTATGGGCAGTCATGGCGCCAATACCCTCGCCAGCGTCTGGTGCGCCAAGGATCGTCAGGCGGCGATGAATAAGGCCAAGGCGCGTGAGGACATACCAGTCGCCAGCTGCGACAACCCCGTTGCAAAGCAGTACGAGCTGGGTCAAATGATCGGCGTCCAGGGGACTCCGGCGATCATTTTGGCTGATGGTCAGGTTATTCCAGGGTACCAGCCTGCGCCCCAGCTTGCTGAGCTCGCGTTAAAAGCCCAGTGATGTTTCAGGCGGCATCCTTTCAAGGATGCCGTCCTGTGCGCGGCTACTGAACTGTTTCACTCCTCGCGTTCAAAAGCTGAAGGCATCCCGAGGAGATACGAACATGAAGCTTGAAGGTTCCTGTCATTGCAAAGCCGTGCGGTTCTCGCTCGAATCGGCTGAGCCTTATCCGTTCATGCGTTGTTACTGCTCCATCTGCCGTAAAACGGCCGGGGCGGGTGGCTATGCCATCAACTTGGGCGGCGATAATCGGACGCTGGCTGTTGAGGGGCGCGAGAACTTAAGTATCTATCAGGCCAAAATGGTCGATCCGGCAACGGGCGCGACTCGTGTCAGCGACGGGCAGCGTCATTTCTGCAAGCTGTGCGGCAGTGCGCTCTGGTTGTGGGATCCAAATTGGCCGGATCTGGTCCACCCGCATGCATCAGCTATCGATACCGACCTGCCGGAGCCCCCGGAGTCCACGCATCTGATGCTGGCGTCGAAGGCGTCATGGGTCGAGCCACAGGTTGGGCCTGATGACCGCTGCTTCGACCGGTATCCAGACGAGTCGCTCGCCCAGTGGCATCAGCGCCTGGGATTGCAGAGCGAGCCCAGGTAGCGGAAGGCTTTTTTCGGCGTTGCTGTCGATTTGACTAAATCCCGTGCGCTTCGTAATGTGCGACTCTTTTGTTCGGCCGCTGTGCATGGCCGTTCGCTGGTAATGGGGAGTACAGCTTGAAACCGGTGAAAGTTGGCATCTGTGGGCTGGGAACCGTCGGTGGCGGTACCTTCAATGTGCTCGAGCGCAACGCTGCGGAAATCGCCCGCCGTGCCGGGCGTGGAATCGAAGTCGCGCAGATTGCGGCTCGTCATGCGAACCCAAGGTGCAGCACCGGCAACACTCCGATTACCGCCGATATTTTCGAGGTGGCGAACAACCCCGAGATCGATATCGTCGTCGAGCTGATCGGTGGCTATACTCTGGCCCGCGAGCTCGTGCTCACCGCCATCGAGAACGGCAAACATGTGGTCACGGCAAACAAGGCGCTGATCGCCGTGCACGGCAACGAGATTTTCGCCAAGGCTCGGGAGAAGGGCGTCATCGTCGCGTTCGAAGCATCGGTTGCAGGCGGCATTCCGGTCATCAAGGCGATTCGCGAGGGCCTGGCGGGTAACCAGATCAACTGGCTGGCCGGCATCATCAATGGCACCGGCAACTTCATCCTTACCGAGATGCGCGAGAAAGGCCGTACCTTTGAGGATGTACTTAAGGAAGCGCAGGAGCTCGGCTATGCCGAGGCCGATCCGACCTTTGATGTTGAAGGTATCGATGCCGCTCACAAGCTGACCATCCTCGCCTCCATTGCTTTCGGTGTACCGCTGCAGTTCGACAAGGCCTATACCGAGGGCATCTCCCGTCTGACCACCGCCGACGTCAACTATGCCGAGGCACTGGGTTATCGCATCAAACACTTGGGTGTCGCGCGCAGCACCGATTCGGGTATCGAGCTTCGTGTCCATCCGACGCTGATCCCGGCCGACCGGCTGATCGCCAACGTCAACGGCGTGATGAATGCGGTCATGGTCAACGGTGATGCGGTCGGATCGACCCTGTATTACGGTGCTGGCGCCGGCATGGAGCCGACGGCTTCGGCTGTGGTGGCGGACCTGGTGGATGTGGCGCGAGCCCTTACCACCGACCCGAACAACCGCGTCCCGCACTTGGCGTTCCAGCCCGACTCGCTGTCGGCCCATCCGATCCTCCCGATCGGTGCCTGCGAAAGCGCCTATTACCTGCGGATTCAGGCCAAGGATCATCCCGGCGTGCTGGCACAGGTCGCAACCATCCTGTCCGAGCGCGGGATCAACATTGAGTCGATCATGCAGAAGGAAGCCGAGGTGCATGATGGCCTGGTTCCGGTCATTCTTGTCACCCACCGGGTGGTCGAGCAGCGTATCGATGATGCGATCAGGGCGCTGGAAGCGCTGACCGACGTGGTTGGCAGCGTCGTGAGAATCCGGGTGGAACAGCTGAATTAATCGGAGCTGAATCCGGAGCTGGAAGCTGGAGCGAATTGCTCCGCTTCAGCCTAAGGCCAACGGCTCAAAACAAAGGTTTGAACAACATGCGCTATATCAGTACCCGTGGCCAAGCGCCGGCCCTGAATTTCGAGGATGTTCTGCTCGCCGGCCTGGCCAGCGACGGTGGCCTCTACGTGCCGGAGAACCTGCCGCGTTTCACCGTCGAGGAGATCGCGTCCTGGGCCGGACTGCCGTATCACGAGCTGGCATTCAAGGTGATGCGTCCCTTCGTTACCGGAAGCATTCCCGACGCCGATTTCAAGCAGATTCTTGAAGAGACCTACGGTGTATTCGCTCATAGCGCTGTCGCGCCGCTGCGTCAACTGAACGGCAACGAGTGGGTGCTCGAGCTGTTCCATGGCCCGACCCTGGCGTTCAAGGATTTCGCCCTGCAGCTGTTGGGTCGCCTGCTCGACTACGTGCTGGCCAAGCGAGGCGAGCGGGTAGTAATCATCGGTGCGACCTCCGGCGATACCGGCTCGGCGGCGATCGAAGGCTGCCGTCGCTGCGACAATGTCGATATCTTCATTCTTCATCCGCACAAGCGGGTCTCCGAAGTGCAGCGTCGCCAGATGACCACCATCTTTGGCGACAACATCCACAACATCGCCATCGAAGGCAACTTCGACGACTGCCAGGAGATGGTGAAGGACAGCTTCGCCGACCAAGGCTTTCTCAAGGGCACCCGTCTGGTGGCCGTCAACTCGATCAACTGGGCGCGGATCATGGCCCAGATCGTCTACTACTTCCATGCGGCGCTGCAGCTGGGCGGGCCGGCGCGCTCAGTGGCATTCTCCGTGCCGACCGGTAACTTCGGCGACATTTTCGCGGGCTATCTGGCGCGCAACATGGGCTTGCCGATCAGCCAGCTGGTAGTGGCAACCAACCGCAACGACATCTTGCATCGCTTCATGAGCGGCAACCGTTACGACAAAGACACCCTGCACCCGTCGCTGTCGCCTTCGATGGACATCATGGTGTCGTCGAATTTCGAGCGCCTGCTGTTCGACCTGCACGGACGTAACGGTGCTGCCGTGGCCGAACTGATGAACGCATTCAAATCCAGTGGCAAGCTGTCGGTGGAGGAGGAGCGCTGGACCGAAGCGCGCAAGCTGTTCGACTCGCTGGCCGTGGATGACGAGCAGACCTGCAAGACAATCGCCGAAGTCTTCGCCGCCACCGGCGAGCTGCTGGATCCGCACACGGCGATCGGTGTCCACGCTGCGCGTGAATGCCGTCGCAGCCTGTCGACACCGATGGTGACGCTGGCCACCGCACATCCGGTGAAATTCCCCGAAGCGGTGGAGAAGGCGGGCGTCGGCAAGGCGCTGGAGCTGCCGGCCCACCTCGCCGATCTGTTTGAGCGGCCC from the Stutzerimonas stutzeri genome contains:
- the trmD gene encoding tRNA (guanosine(37)-N1)-methyltransferase TrmD; amino-acid sequence: MSGFRVEVISLFPDMFAAIRDYGITSRAVKQGLLQLRCWNPRSYTEDRHQTVDDRPFGGGPGMVMKIKPLELALADARHAAGEKAKVIYLSPQGRQLKQADVRELAKEEALILIAGRYEGIDERFIEAHVDEEWSIGDYVLSGGELPAMVLIDAVTRLLPGALGHADSAEEDSFTDGLLDCPHYTRPEVYADKRVPDVLLSGNHEHIRRWRLQQSLGRTWERRADLLDSRSLSGEEQKLLTEYIRQRDDS
- the rplS gene encoding 50S ribosomal protein L19, coding for MTNKIIQALEAEQMTKELPPFAPGDTVVVQVKVKEGERERLQAFEGVVIGKRNRGLNSAFTVRKISNGVGVERTFQYYSPMVDSLSVKRRGDVRKAKLYYLRALSGKAARIKEKLS
- the xerD gene encoding site-specific tyrosine recombinase XerD → MPALDDPVIDRFLDALWLEKGLSDNTREAYRSDLALFNGWLSAQGVRLVGAGREAILDHLAWRLANNYKARSTARLLSGLRGFYRFLLREGEISVDPTLRVELPQLGRPLPKALSEADVEALLAAPDFGDPLGLRDRAMLEVLYATGLRVTELVSLSLEQINLRQGVLRTLGKGNKERLVPLGEEAMHWLARYLRDARDILLAGKASDVVFPSRRGDLMTRQTFWHRIKLHARQAGIAASISPHTLRHAFATHLLNHGADLRTVQMLLGHSDLSTTQIYTHIARARLQELHAQHHPRG
- a CDS encoding DsbC family protein, which gives rise to MRVIRLFAAATIGLASTVALAADADKTIRDSLQSMQPGMPIEAIAESPMDGVYQVQLKGGRQLYASADGQFVIQGYMFQFKDGQAVNLTEQAQSRSVAKMIDAIPTSEMVVFSPEKPKTHITVFTDTDCGYCQKLHSEMPELNRLGVEVRYMAFPRQGMGSHGANTLASVWCAKDRQAAMNKAKAREDIPVASCDNPVAKQYELGQMIGVQGTPAIILADGQVIPGYQPAPQLAELALKAQ
- a CDS encoding GFA family protein, producing MKLEGSCHCKAVRFSLESAEPYPFMRCYCSICRKTAGAGGYAINLGGDNRTLAVEGRENLSIYQAKMVDPATGATRVSDGQRHFCKLCGSALWLWDPNWPDLVHPHASAIDTDLPEPPESTHLMLASKASWVEPQVGPDDRCFDRYPDESLAQWHQRLGLQSEPR
- a CDS encoding homoserine dehydrogenase, encoding MKPVKVGICGLGTVGGGTFNVLERNAAEIARRAGRGIEVAQIAARHANPRCSTGNTPITADIFEVANNPEIDIVVELIGGYTLARELVLTAIENGKHVVTANKALIAVHGNEIFAKAREKGVIVAFEASVAGGIPVIKAIREGLAGNQINWLAGIINGTGNFILTEMREKGRTFEDVLKEAQELGYAEADPTFDVEGIDAAHKLTILASIAFGVPLQFDKAYTEGISRLTTADVNYAEALGYRIKHLGVARSTDSGIELRVHPTLIPADRLIANVNGVMNAVMVNGDAVGSTLYYGAGAGMEPTASAVVADLVDVARALTTDPNNRVPHLAFQPDSLSAHPILPIGACESAYYLRIQAKDHPGVLAQVATILSERGINIESIMQKEAEVHDGLVPVILVTHRVVEQRIDDAIRALEALTDVVGSVVRIRVEQLN
- the thrC gene encoding threonine synthase, encoding MRYISTRGQAPALNFEDVLLAGLASDGGLYVPENLPRFTVEEIASWAGLPYHELAFKVMRPFVTGSIPDADFKQILEETYGVFAHSAVAPLRQLNGNEWVLELFHGPTLAFKDFALQLLGRLLDYVLAKRGERVVIIGATSGDTGSAAIEGCRRCDNVDIFILHPHKRVSEVQRRQMTTIFGDNIHNIAIEGNFDDCQEMVKDSFADQGFLKGTRLVAVNSINWARIMAQIVYYFHAALQLGGPARSVAFSVPTGNFGDIFAGYLARNMGLPISQLVVATNRNDILHRFMSGNRYDKDTLHPSLSPSMDIMVSSNFERLLFDLHGRNGAAVAELMNAFKSSGKLSVEEERWTEARKLFDSLAVDDEQTCKTIAEVFAATGELLDPHTAIGVHAARECRRSLSTPMVTLATAHPVKFPEAVEKAGVGKALELPAHLADLFERPERCTVLANDLKAMQKFVGEHGNRGKPL